Part of the Antechinus flavipes isolate AdamAnt ecotype Samford, QLD, Australia chromosome 2, AdamAnt_v2, whole genome shotgun sequence genome is shown below.
TGTCTTCTCTTTCGAGGCTGGCCGGAGGTGTGACTCTGGTGAGGGCCTCTTTGCCTTCAGCTGCCCCCGGGCCTCGGAACTCTGTAGTGCTGTGGGGGCAGCTATTGCTCGCCAGAGAGAGCTGCCCGGGCCTGCCACTGCCCGGCCCTGTCCCCTGTCGAGGGCCTCCTCCCTGCCCTCCTTGGAGCCCGTGGGGGAACTGCGAGAGGCACCGCTTGGGCTCGAGGCCTGGGGAGGCCCACCCTCTAATGGAAAAGCTCGAGTGGTGCTGGAAACAGGCCCCCAGAGCCTGCCGCCCTGCCTGGGGACTTCACTACCAGAGGGATCCTCCTTGGCTGGCCCTTCCAGTTCTGTGCTCTATGCCTCCGTGTCCAAGTGGCCCAGCGGCCCTTCCCGAAAGGCTCCCGATCCAGCCTCAGCTCCGGCTCTGGCTCCAGCCCCCATCCCCGTGGCAGAGCACCTGTATGAAAACCTGTGCGCCTTGGAGGATGGCTTCGGCACTGAGCAGCGGGGGGAAGGCCTGCTGCAGGCTTCCCACGGTGGCCACAAGGACTACCACATCTATGACAACAATGAGTGTCTGAGCTGGCCCAGCCCTCAGACCACCATGGATAGCACCCTGGAGGCCCAGTACCGGAGGCTGCTTGAGTTGGACCTGAATGAGGAAGGTGCAGAGGAGGCTGAGGACAATGGACCTGGGCGCCTCTTGGGTCACTCCGGCTTCAAGGCTAGGCTTGTGACCCTGCTGAGCAGGGAGCGGAAGAAGGTCCCAGCTCAGAGGAACCAGGGACTCGGGCCAGCAGA
Proteins encoded:
- the DOK3 gene encoding docking protein 3; this translates as MDTQETPLMDGLLYQQHVKFGKKSWRKVWAFLYADGPSGVARLESWDVRDGGGGPAGDKPTGRRGERRVIRLADCVSVLPADGESCPRDTTAFLLTTTERSHMLAAQHRHTWLAHICHLAFPSMNGSSSGTGEFGPAEPGLVPMEENSIYSSWQEMGEFSVLVQKTEAATRCQLKGPYLLVTGHDAIHLSEPTAPKPLYVWPYHFLRKFGHDKGVFSFEAGRRCDSGEGLFAFSCPRASELCSAVGAAIARQRELPGPATARPCPLSRASSLPSLEPVGELREAPLGLEAWGGPPSNGKARVVLETGPQSLPPCLGTSLPEGSSLAGPSSSVLYASVSKWPSGPSRKAPDPASAPALAPAPIPVAEHLYENLCALEDGFGTEQRGEGLLQASHGGHKDYHIYDNNECLSWPSPQTTMDSTLEAQYRRLLELDLNEEGAEEAEDNGPGRLLGHSGFKARLVTLLSRERKKVPAQRNQGLGPAEGQA